From a region of the Eulemur rufifrons isolate Redbay chromosome 7, OSU_ERuf_1, whole genome shotgun sequence genome:
- the LOC138386128 gene encoding keratin-associated protein 21-1-like translates to MCCNYYGNACGSCGYGCGYGSGYGCGYGSRYGCCGYGSGYGCGYGSGYGCGYGSRYGCCGYGSGYGCGYGSGYGCGYGSGYGCGYGSGYGYGCYGYQPFCYRRCYSCC, encoded by the coding sequence ATGTGTTGCAACTACTACGGAAACGCATGTGGTAGCTGTGGCTATGGTTGTGGCTATGGCTCTGGCTACGGCTGTGGCTACGGCTCTCGCTACGGCTGCTGTGGATACGGCTCTGGCTATGGCTGTGGATACGGCTCTGGCTACGGCTGTGGATATGGCTCTCGCTACGGTTGCTGTGGATATGGCTCTGGCTATGGCTGTGGATACGGCTCGGGCTATGGCTGTGGATATGGTTCCGGCTATGGCTGTGGATATGGTTCTGGCTATGGCTATGGTTGCTATGGATACCAGCCATTTTGCTATAGAAGATGTTATTCTTGCTGCTAG